One genomic window of Cercospora beticola chromosome 5, complete sequence includes the following:
- the NRC2 gene encoding serine/threonine protein kinase, AGC yields the protein MSAVTAQRHTSASMPSATSEPGSGKRVFSSTSKNSANGTHSTGQKIKNFFRLPSKSHANNGIDSEKGSLAEGQQDGARTPQSTNNKSSLRNSRFLPHIGRSRSTTVASEGNPLDDAMSPTAHANPYFQHQGPPALRHHDDSSIPPSPPDTPTMSRKISPENAGKDANGTSGKEELARKLRRVASAPNAQGLFNKGKDANGDRPPTADTAEMPMPKINGMGSHANASTLSMVETMPANGDLLPVPGIDGAITPGKLRNSIAFRRTYSSNSIKVRNVEVGPSSFDKIKLIGKGDVGKVYLVREKKSSRLYAMKVLSKKEMIKRNKIKRALAEQEILATSNHPFIVTLYHSFQSEDHLYLCMEYCSGGEFFRALQTRPNKCVDEDAARFYAAEVTAALEYLHLMGFIYRDLKPENILLHQSGHIMLSDFDLSKQSDPGGGPVMIMAGGRGASGGISSNPNPSNMPTIDTKSCIANFRTNSFVGTEEYIAPEVIKGCGHTSAVDWWTLGILIYEMLFGTTPFKGKNRNATFANILRDEVPFPEGNGAQNISNLCKSLIRKLLIKDELRRLGSRAGASDVKAHPFFRTTSWALLRHSKPPIIPNQGRGIDTVNFRNVKESQSIDLGGGGGTNKGFGVSASKMKGVPLDSGLETPGGEIADPFEEFNSVTLHHDGDDQGPHLEETNGHR from the exons ATGTCGGCTGTGACGGCCCAGCGACACACCTCTGCCAGCATGCCGTCCGCCACATCAGAGCCGGGCAGCGGGAAGCGGGTcttcagcagcaccagcaagaATTCGGCGAACGGGACACACAGCACTGGCCAGAAGATCAAGAACTTCTTCCGCCTGCCCAGCAAGTCTCATGCCAACAATGGCATCGACTCGGAGAAGGGCTCCCTAGCCGAAGGGCAGCAAGATGGGGCGAGAACGCCGCAGTCCACGAACAACAAAAGCAGTCTCCGGAACAGCCGCTTCCTGCCTCACATCGGTCGGAGTAGGAGCACGACTGTCGCCAGCGAGGGCAATCCACTCGACGATGCCATGAGTCCGACTGCTCATGCCAACCCATACTTTCAACACCAAGGTCCTCCCGCTCTCCGCCACCATGACGACAGTAGCATCccgccttctcctcccgATACGCCCACCATGTCGAGAAAGATTTCCCCCGAGAACGCCGGTAAAGACGCCAATGGAACCAGCGGAAAGGAAGAGCTAGCGAGGAAACTGCGCAGAGTGGCGAGTGCACCAAATGCACAAGGCCTGTTCAATAAAGGCAAGGATGCGAACGGGGACAGACCGCCTACAGCAGACACTGCGGAAATGCCTATGCCCAAAATCAATGGTATGGGGTCGCACGCCAATGCCAGTACGCTGAGTATGGTTGAAACGATGCCGGCCAATGGCGATCTCCTTCCCGTGCCTGGCATCGATGGTGCCATCACCCCTGGCAAGCTCCGGAACAGTATCGCCTTCAGAAGGACTTACAGTAGTAACAGTATTAAGGTCCGGAATGTGGAGGTCGGGCCCAGCAGTTTCGACAAGATTAAATTGATTGGAAAGGGAGATGTCGGCAAAGTGTACCTGGtgagagagaagaagagctcgaggtTATACGCCATGAAGG TGCtctcgaagaaggagatgatCAAGCGCAACAAGATTAAGCGCGCACTGGCCGAACAGGAAATCCTGGCGACGAGCAATCACCCATTCATCGTCACCTTGTACCACTCATTCCAGTCAGAGGACCACTTGTATCTCTGTATGGAGTACTGTAGCGGAGGCGAGTTCTTCAGAGCTTTGCAAACTCGTCCGAACAAATGTGTGGACGAAGATGCGGCACGATTTTACGCCGCTGAAGTCACGGCTGCGCTGGAGTACTTGCACCTTATGGGTTTCATTTACCGAGACTTGAAGCCTGAGA ATATCCTCCTGCATCAGTCCGGACATATAATGCTGAGCGACTTCGATCTTTCCAAACAGTCCGACCCAGGTGGTGGCCCAGTCATGATCATGGCTGGTGGCCGTGGCGCGAGTGGCGGCATTTCGAGCAATCCAAATCCCAGCAACATGCCTACGATCGACACGAAAAGTTGTATCGCCAACTTCCGAACCAACTCGTTCGTCGGTACTGAAGAGTACATTGCACCAGAAGTAATTAAGGGTTGCGGACACACGAGTGCAGTGGACTGGTGGACGCTGGGAATCCTGATATACGAAATGTTGTTTGGCACAACGCCGTTCAAGGGCAAGAACAGGAATGCCACATTCGCGAATATTCTTCGCGATGAAGTTCCGTTTCCCGAGGGCAACGGAGCGCAGAACATTTCAAA CCTCTGCAAATCATTGATTCGCAAACTCCTCATCAAGGACGAACTTCGACGACTTGGTTCTCGCGCCGGTGCATCCGATGTCAAGGCCCACCCATTCTTCCGCACTACCTCGTGGGCACTGCTCCGACATTCGAAACCACCGATCATTCCGAATCAGGGCCGCGGCATTGATACTGTCAATTTCAGGAACGTCAAAGAATCTCAGAGCATTGACCtgggcggtggcggcggtaCCAATAAGGGCTTTGGCGTGAGTGCGAGCAAGATGAAGGGCGTGCCTCTCGACTCAGGCTTGGAGACACCAGGTGGCGAGATTGCGGACCCGTTCGAAGAGTTCAACAGTGTTACATTACatcatgatggagatgaCCAGGGGCCTCATCTTGAAGAAACAAACGGCCATCGATAG
- a CDS encoding uncharacterized protein (BUSCO:EOG09265RGI): MDDYRPSSSTSHQNPEELLSPLEQEVLDEYARLVGNLDDLANVLNDLAAKPSAEILDSLRGLERKTTTVFTLLKASVYSIVLQQEIRDAAEDEDFGDAGSVGMGVGR; this comes from the exons ATGGACGACTACCGcccctcctcatcaacctcCCACCAAAATCCCGAAGAACTCCTCTCCCCACTCGAGCAAGAAGTCCTAGACGAATATGCAAGACTCGTCGGAAACTTGGATGAT CTAGCAAATGTCCTCAACGACCTCGCAGCGAAGCCTTCAGCTGAGATCTTAGATTCTCTGCGAGGGttggagaggaagacgacgacggtgTTTACGTTGTTGAAGGCGAGCGTTTATTCGATTGTTTTGCAGCAGGAGATTCGGGATGCggcggaggatgaagatTTTGGGGATGCGGGGAGTGTAGGGATGGGAGTGGGGAGGTGA